Proteins encoded in a region of the Halothiobacillus diazotrophicus genome:
- a CDS encoding chorismate-binding protein translates to MTSAKAMIQPIIERIEGIHATDFPDLIRSAPAAFSQLFASLASGDTDSAPHNARWSILMSAPAAELRLTRRNSLHFRPLTTEGQPPCLPENGDFLDAFGRWVDPTRDSVAPLAHELPFVGGWSFYLSYELAGQIEPSLDLPSFAVGTPDDSGFPVAVAQYHAAALVFDHEASRMYLVQDGRSSLAADTMRTAIIEYRAGSGAGDAMDDDLALGAVAADDPAIYEAGVARILDYLQAGDVFQANLSRAWRFSTPQSDAGWRIFRRLGRYNPAPFAAWYRLDEGQIISSSPERLVDHVSGRVSTRPIAGTRRRDADRARDRALMDELRAHPKERAEHVMLIDLERNDLGRVCQPGSVQVDELMTIESFAHVHHLVSNVSGKLRPDRSVFDLLAATFPGGTITGCPKVRCMEILSELEATGRGPYTGSVGYLSLDGRMDSNILIRTVFLATDGSGEFRAGAGVVADSEPLRERIETEEKARGLLLALGAMAP, encoded by the coding sequence GTGACTTCGGCGAAAGCCATGATCCAGCCGATCATCGAGCGTATCGAGGGCATTCATGCCACGGATTTCCCGGATCTGATCCGGTCCGCTCCGGCGGCTTTCTCGCAACTGTTCGCCAGTCTCGCTTCGGGAGACACCGATTCGGCGCCGCACAATGCCCGTTGGTCGATCCTGATGTCGGCACCGGCCGCGGAGCTGCGACTGACAAGGCGGAACTCGCTTCATTTCCGGCCGCTGACGACGGAGGGGCAACCGCCCTGTTTGCCGGAAAATGGCGATTTTCTTGACGCCTTCGGCCGATGGGTTGACCCGACGCGTGATTCAGTCGCCCCCCTGGCGCACGAACTGCCCTTCGTCGGGGGCTGGAGCTTCTACCTCTCCTATGAGTTGGCCGGTCAGATCGAGCCGAGTCTCGATCTGCCGTCTTTCGCCGTTGGCACTCCGGATGATTCCGGTTTCCCGGTCGCTGTGGCGCAGTATCATGCCGCCGCCCTGGTCTTCGACCATGAGGCAAGCCGGATGTATCTCGTGCAGGACGGTCGTTCATCCTTGGCTGCCGACACGATGCGTACGGCGATCATCGAATATCGGGCGGGATCAGGTGCAGGGGATGCGATGGACGACGATCTTGCGCTGGGCGCCGTCGCGGCCGATGATCCGGCCATCTACGAAGCGGGCGTAGCCCGGATTCTCGACTACCTACAGGCGGGCGACGTGTTTCAGGCGAACCTATCTCGGGCCTGGCGTTTTTCGACACCGCAATCGGATGCCGGTTGGCGGATCTTTCGTCGTCTGGGGCGCTACAATCCCGCGCCCTTTGCCGCCTGGTATCGACTGGATGAAGGGCAGATCATCAGTTCGTCGCCCGAGCGGCTCGTCGATCATGTATCCGGACGCGTTTCCACCCGCCCCATTGCTGGCACGCGGCGTCGCGATGCCGATCGCGCTCGGGATCGGGCGCTGATGGACGAATTGCGTGCCCATCCGAAGGAGCGAGCCGAGCATGTGATGCTGATCGATCTCGAGCGGAACGATCTCGGGCGCGTGTGTCAGCCCGGCAGCGTTCAGGTCGACGAGCTGATGACGATTGAATCCTTTGCCCACGTCCACCACCTGGTGTCGAACGTGTCCGGGAAATTGCGCCCCGACCGCAGCGTCTTCGATCTCCTGGCGGCCACATTTCCCGGCGGGACGATCACCGGCTGCCCGAAGGTCCGTTGCATGGAAATTCTTTCGGAACTCGAGGCGACGGGACGAGGGCCGTACACCGGAAGCGTCGGTTACCTCAGCTTAGATGGCCGCATGGATAGCAATATATTGATTCGAACGGTGTTTTTGGCGACGGACGGCTCGGGAGAATTCCGGGCTGGGGCAGGGGTCGTCGCGGACAGCGAACCTCTGCGGGAGCGGATCGAAACGGAGGAAAAGGCGCGTGGCCTCCTTCTGGCATTGGGTGCGATGGCGCCATGA
- the fabF gene encoding beta-ketoacyl-ACP synthase II — translation MSKRRVVITGLGMVSPLGNSVAQTWSGILAGQSGVGHIDRFELGAIPVQIAAMVKDFDPANYIPPKDVKKMEPFIHYGLAAAIEAIDDAGLVSDTLNLDRVGILIGSGIGGLDGIERNTIALAEQGPRRVSPFFVPGAIINMVSGQLSIRYGFRGPNLATVTACAAGTHSIGQAARLIAYGDADAMIAGGAEGAISPLGVAGFAAARALSTRNDDPTHASRPWDRDRDGFVLGEGAGVLVLESLEHAQARGARIYAELLGFGMSADAYHMTAPSTDGDGARRCMQAAMNDAGINPEDIGYINAHGTSTPAGDVAEVVALRAALGEHAKRCPVSSTKSMTGHLLGAAGGIEAVFSVLALRDQVLPPTINLDNPSDDCDLDFVPHTARPVQGLDVVMSNSFGFGGTNGTLIFRRV, via the coding sequence ATGAGTAAGCGACGGGTAGTCATTACGGGTTTGGGCATGGTGTCGCCCCTGGGTAACAGTGTGGCGCAAACCTGGTCGGGTATTCTGGCCGGGCAGTCGGGCGTGGGGCACATCGATCGTTTCGAGCTGGGCGCCATTCCGGTTCAGATTGCGGCGATGGTCAAGGATTTCGATCCCGCCAACTACATCCCGCCCAAAGACGTGAAGAAAATGGAGCCGTTCATCCACTATGGCCTGGCGGCGGCGATAGAGGCTATTGACGATGCTGGCCTGGTCAGCGATACGCTGAATCTGGATCGGGTCGGCATCCTGATCGGCTCCGGCATCGGCGGTCTGGATGGCATCGAGCGCAACACCATCGCACTCGCCGAGCAGGGGCCGCGCCGGGTATCCCCGTTCTTCGTGCCGGGTGCGATCATCAATATGGTGTCCGGCCAGCTGTCTATCCGCTATGGCTTTCGCGGTCCCAATCTGGCCACCGTCACGGCCTGCGCGGCCGGCACGCACAGTATTGGCCAGGCGGCACGACTGATCGCCTACGGTGATGCCGACGCCATGATCGCCGGTGGTGCGGAGGGTGCCATTTCCCCGCTGGGCGTGGCGGGATTCGCCGCCGCCCGTGCACTGTCTACCCGTAATGACGACCCCACCCATGCCTCCCGGCCCTGGGACCGGGATCGCGACGGTTTCGTGCTCGGAGAGGGCGCCGGCGTGCTGGTGCTGGAATCCCTGGAGCATGCACAGGCGCGTGGCGCACGGATTTATGCCGAATTGCTCGGGTTCGGCATGAGTGCCGATGCCTATCACATGACGGCGCCTTCGACCGATGGCGATGGGGCTCGACGCTGCATGCAGGCCGCGATGAACGATGCGGGTATCAACCCGGAGGACATCGGTTACATCAATGCCCACGGCACGTCGACCCCGGCGGGCGATGTGGCCGAGGTCGTCGCCTTGCGCGCGGCGCTGGGGGAGCATGCCAAGCGTTGCCCGGTGAGTTCGACCAAGTCGATGACCGGGCATCTGTTGGGCGCTGCCGGTGGCATCGAGGCCGTGTTCTCCGTGCTTGCCTTGCGCGACCAGGTTCTGCCGCCGACAATCAATCTGGACAACCCCTCCGATGATTGCGATCTGGATTTCGTGCCGCATACCGCGCGCCCGGTACAGGGCCTGGATGTGGTCATGTCCAACTCTTTCGGGTTTGGCGGCACGAACGGTACGTTGATCTTCCGGCGCGTCTAG
- the acpP gene encoding acyl carrier protein produces MSTVEERVKKIVVEQLGVKEEEVTNEASFVDDLGADSLDTVELVMALEEEFECEIPDEEAEKITTVQLAIDYINAHKDA; encoded by the coding sequence ATGAGCACCGTCGAAGAGCGCGTGAAGAAGATTGTTGTCGAGCAGCTGGGTGTCAAGGAAGAGGAAGTGACCAACGAGGCTTCTTTCGTTGACGATCTGGGTGCGGATTCACTGGATACGGTGGAACTGGTAATGGCTTTGGAAGAGGAATTCGAGTGCGAAATTCCCGACGAAGAAGCCGAGAAGATCACGACCGTCCAATTGGCCATTGATTACATCAACGCCCACAAAGACGCATAA
- the fabG gene encoding 3-oxoacyl-ACP reductase FabG codes for MTTMGGLAGKVALVTGATRGIGAAIADQLADAGAIVIGTATSDTGAATIQERLAPRGGAGVRLDVTDPAQIDVVLSKIESEHGAVAILVNNAGITRDTLLMRMKDDDWAAILETNLTSVFRLSQKVLRGMTKARWGRIISIASVVGSMGNAGQTNYAAAKAGIMGFSKSLAREVGPRGVTVNVVAPGFIDTDMTKDLPEEHKKALLANVPLGRLGDPAEIAGCVRFLASDEAAYVTGHTLHVNGGMYMS; via the coding sequence ATGACAACGATGGGTGGCCTTGCGGGTAAGGTCGCGCTGGTGACGGGGGCGACCCGTGGTATTGGTGCGGCGATTGCCGACCAACTCGCGGATGCGGGGGCGATCGTCATCGGGACCGCCACCTCCGACACCGGCGCCGCCACGATTCAGGAACGATTGGCGCCGCGTGGCGGTGCCGGCGTCCGGTTGGACGTGACGGACCCCGCCCAGATCGATGTGGTACTGAGCAAGATCGAAAGCGAGCATGGCGCCGTTGCCATCCTTGTGAACAATGCGGGCATTACGCGCGACACCCTGTTGATGCGCATGAAGGATGACGATTGGGCTGCCATCCTGGAAACCAACCTGACTTCGGTCTTCCGCCTGTCTCAGAAAGTACTGCGGGGCATGACCAAGGCACGGTGGGGGCGCATCATCTCCATCGCGTCCGTCGTCGGATCGATGGGCAACGCCGGGCAAACCAATTATGCGGCGGCCAAGGCCGGCATCATGGGGTTCTCCAAGTCCCTGGCCCGTGAAGTGGGCCCGCGGGGTGTCACGGTCAACGTCGTGGCGCCGGGCTTTATCGATACCGACATGACCAAGGATTTGCCCGAGGAGCACAAGAAGGCGCTGCTGGCCAACGTGCCCCTGGGCCGTCTGGGCGACCCGGCGGAAATTGCCGGTTGCGTCCGGTTCCTGGCCAGCGATGAAGCGGCTTACGTCACCGGGCATACCCTGCATGTCAACGGTGGAATGTACATGAGCTAA
- the fabD gene encoding ACP S-malonyltransferase, whose translation MIAGVFPGQGSQSIGMVGAWGAHEPLAQAVFAEASTVLGFDLWALVASGDAAELNRTEITQPAMLAADVAAWRIYLAAGGHRPVALAGHSLGEYAALVAADSLDFADAIALVAERGRLMQDAVAPGVGAMAALLGLEDEVVLSVCAEAAAGQVCEAVNFNSPGQVVIAGDAAAVARAEGLAKAAGAKRFVPLSVSVPSHSSLMTEAARSLDDYLARVVIRPPTIPVLHNVDAQAHDDAVAIRHALVEQLYRPVQWVACVRALHARGCNRQFEFGPGKVLTGLVRRIERGMEGAAVFDEASLSAVLPQT comes from the coding sequence ATGATTGCAGGCGTTTTTCCCGGTCAGGGGTCACAATCGATCGGGATGGTCGGTGCTTGGGGGGCACATGAACCCTTGGCTCAGGCTGTTTTCGCCGAGGCGAGCACGGTGCTCGGCTTCGATTTGTGGGCGCTGGTCGCTTCGGGCGATGCAGCGGAATTGAATCGCACCGAAATCACTCAGCCGGCCATGCTGGCGGCGGACGTGGCGGCCTGGCGGATCTATCTGGCCGCCGGCGGGCATCGGCCCGTGGCGTTGGCCGGACATAGCCTGGGCGAATACGCGGCGTTGGTCGCCGCCGACAGCCTCGATTTTGCCGATGCCATCGCGCTCGTGGCCGAACGTGGACGGCTCATGCAGGATGCGGTGGCGCCCGGCGTGGGTGCCATGGCGGCCTTGTTGGGACTGGAAGATGAGGTGGTTCTGTCCGTCTGCGCGGAAGCGGCGGCCGGGCAGGTCTGCGAAGCCGTGAATTTCAATTCGCCGGGGCAGGTGGTCATCGCAGGCGATGCGGCGGCCGTGGCGCGTGCCGAAGGATTGGCCAAGGCGGCAGGCGCCAAGCGGTTCGTCCCGCTATCCGTGAGCGTGCCCTCGCACTCGAGCCTGATGACGGAAGCGGCGCGGTCGCTTGACGACTATCTCGCGCGCGTCGTGATCCGGCCGCCAACCATTCCCGTGCTGCACAATGTGGATGCCCAGGCGCATGATGATGCCGTGGCGATTCGTCATGCGCTGGTCGAGCAGCTGTATCGTCCGGTGCAGTGGGTTGCCTGTGTGCGTGCCCTTCATGCGCGGGGCTGCAATCGGCAGTTCGAGTTCGGGCCCGGCAAGGTGCTGACGGGATTGGTTCGACGGATCGAGCGGGGCATGGAAGGGGCGGCTGTCTTCGATGAGGCCAGTCTGTCCGCCGTGTTGCCGCAAACCTGA
- a CDS encoding glycosyltransferase, translated as MHILMISDVYFPRINGVSTSIDSFRSEMRAQGHRVTLICPEYPEARNLARAADHTDDPDIIRIPSRSVILDPEDRMMRYGEILRLIPTLQSQSIDLVHIHTPFVAHYAGLKLARALGTPVVESYHTFFEEYLYNYVKWLPKSWLKFMARRFSKSQCNSVDALIVPSSPMRDILHAYGVRTTMHILPTGLDLDQFRTAPITDFRSGLGIRTDQPLLLYVGRVALEKNIDFLIDMFPAVRKQHPEAVLVIAGEGPAEGHLRRRVRALDLDNAIRFVGYMRRDGTLQDAYRAADLFVFASRTETQGLVLLEALALGTPVAALGAMGTRDVLDTAGGCLIPPDHPSEFANAVNSVLQTPDRLVQMAREAMHYADSWSAEQKTAQLIDHYVDLVTEKQQSSC; from the coding sequence GTGCACATCTTGATGATTTCCGACGTTTACTTTCCGCGCATCAATGGCGTTTCAACCTCGATCGACAGCTTTCGCAGCGAAATGCGGGCACAGGGACACCGGGTGACGCTCATCTGTCCCGAATATCCCGAAGCCCGCAATCTGGCCCGCGCCGCAGACCACACGGATGATCCCGACATTATCCGGATACCGTCCCGGTCGGTGATCCTCGACCCCGAGGACCGGATGATGCGCTACGGGGAAATACTCCGGCTCATCCCCACACTCCAATCCCAGAGTATCGATCTGGTGCACATCCATACCCCGTTCGTGGCGCACTATGCGGGCCTGAAGCTTGCCCGAGCCCTGGGCACACCCGTCGTGGAGAGCTACCACACCTTCTTCGAGGAATACCTGTACAACTACGTCAAGTGGTTGCCGAAATCCTGGCTGAAATTCATGGCACGACGATTCTCTAAGAGCCAGTGCAATTCAGTCGACGCATTGATCGTCCCCTCATCCCCCATGCGGGACATCCTCCATGCCTACGGCGTGCGGACCACCATGCACATCCTGCCGACAGGGCTCGACCTCGACCAGTTCCGAACCGCGCCCATCACGGACTTCCGGTCCGGACTGGGCATTCGTACGGATCAGCCGCTCCTTCTCTATGTCGGCCGAGTTGCGCTGGAAAAGAACATCGACTTTCTCATCGACATGTTCCCGGCGGTACGCAAGCAACACCCGGAAGCCGTTCTGGTCATCGCCGGCGAAGGTCCTGCAGAGGGACACCTTCGTCGCCGTGTGCGTGCACTCGACCTCGACAATGCCATCCGGTTTGTCGGGTATATGCGCCGGGACGGCACGCTGCAGGATGCCTATCGTGCCGCCGATCTCTTCGTCTTCGCCTCCCGTACGGAAACTCAAGGACTGGTCCTGCTCGAAGCGTTGGCGCTCGGCACGCCCGTGGCCGCCCTCGGCGCCATGGGCACGCGGGATGTCCTTGATACGGCGGGTGGCTGCCTGATTCCACCCGATCATCCGAGCGAGTTTGCCAATGCGGTCAATTCGGTACTGCAGACACCCGACAGGCTCGTGCAGATGGCTCGGGAAGCCATGCACTACGCCGACTCCTGGTCCGCCGAACAGAAAACCGCCCAACTGATTGATCACTACGTGGATCTGGTGACGGAAAAACAGCAATCCTCTTGTTGA
- a CDS encoding DEAD/DEAH box helicase — protein MSEENAILFSDLALSEPLLRAIEELGYEAPSPIQAKSIPPLLEGRDVLGMAQTGTGKTGAFSLPLLSRIDLNLRAPQLLVLAPTRELAIQVAEAMQAYARHLPDFHVLPIYGGQAMEPQLRGLKRGVHVVVGTPGRIQDHLKRGTLKLNQLQAVVLDEADEMLRMGFIDDVDEILSKTPASRQVALFSATMPEQIRRIAQRHLRSPVEISIKASTSTVQTITQRYWPVSGVHKLDALTRILEVENFDAVIIFVRTKVATTELAEKLEARGYAAAALNGDMNQALREKAIDRLKRGSLDIVIATDVAARGIDVARVSHVINYDIPLDTESYVHRIGRTGRAGRSGEAILFVAPREKRMLSAIERATGQPITPMRLPSQSDIADKRSADFKNQITEAMESQELDFFETLIEQYQTEHDVGLAEIAAALAYMAQKDRPLLPDEIPETPSHAFSERPRRDDNRRDEPRQRRNDDIPRVKYRIEIGRDQGVAPKNIVGALANEAGIDSKYIGAIRIFDQYSTVDLPEGMPNEVFNQLKRLHVLGVPLNISEAGPNDGDESSHRPPSRKFGPRGGNDGFGGKPRRPKQRY, from the coding sequence ATGTCCGAAGAAAACGCCATTCTATTTTCCGACCTCGCCCTGTCTGAGCCGCTGTTGCGTGCGATCGAAGAGCTGGGTTACGAAGCCCCCTCGCCCATTCAGGCGAAAAGCATCCCGCCCCTCCTCGAAGGCAGGGACGTGCTCGGTATGGCACAGACCGGCACCGGCAAGACCGGCGCCTTTTCCCTGCCCCTGCTGAGCCGGATCGATCTGAACCTGCGCGCACCGCAGCTTCTGGTGCTGGCACCCACCCGCGAACTTGCCATCCAGGTGGCCGAGGCCATGCAGGCCTATGCCCGCCATCTGCCGGATTTCCATGTTCTGCCGATCTATGGTGGACAGGCCATGGAGCCCCAGTTGCGCGGCCTGAAGCGCGGCGTGCACGTCGTCGTCGGCACGCCCGGCCGAATCCAGGACCACCTGAAGCGCGGCACGCTCAAGCTGAACCAGCTGCAGGCCGTCGTGCTGGATGAAGCCGACGAAATGCTGCGGATGGGCTTCATCGACGACGTCGACGAAATCCTGAGCAAGACGCCGGCCAGCCGCCAGGTCGCGCTGTTCTCCGCCACCATGCCCGAGCAGATTCGCCGGATTGCCCAGCGTCATCTGCGTTCGCCCGTCGAAATCAGCATCAAGGCCAGCACCTCGACCGTCCAGACGATCACCCAGCGCTACTGGCCGGTCAGCGGCGTGCACAAGCTGGACGCCCTGACGCGCATTCTCGAGGTCGAGAACTTCGACGCCGTCATCATTTTCGTACGGACCAAGGTCGCCACCACCGAACTCGCCGAGAAGCTGGAAGCGCGCGGTTATGCGGCCGCAGCCCTGAATGGCGACATGAACCAGGCCCTGCGCGAAAAGGCCATCGATCGCCTCAAGCGCGGGTCGCTGGACATCGTCATCGCCACCGACGTCGCCGCGCGCGGCATCGACGTGGCCCGCGTCAGCCACGTCATCAACTACGACATCCCGCTGGATACCGAATCCTATGTCCACCGCATCGGCCGTACCGGTCGCGCGGGCCGTTCGGGCGAGGCCATCCTGTTCGTCGCGCCGCGTGAAAAGCGGATGCTGTCCGCCATCGAACGCGCCACCGGCCAGCCCATCACCCCGATGCGCCTGCCGAGCCAGAGCGACATCGCCGACAAGCGCAGCGCGGACTTCAAGAACCAGATCACCGAAGCCATGGAATCGCAGGAGCTCGACTTCTTCGAAACCCTGATCGAGCAGTACCAGACGGAACATGATGTCGGTCTGGCCGAGATCGCGGCCGCCCTGGCCTACATGGCCCAGAAGGACCGCCCGCTGCTGCCGGACGAAATCCCCGAAACTCCGAGCCATGCCTTCAGCGAGCGTCCGCGCCGGGATGACAACCGCCGTGACGAGCCCCGCCAACGCCGCAACGACGACATTCCGCGCGTCAAGTACCGGATCGAGATCGGCCGCGATCAGGGCGTCGCCCCGAAAAACATCGTCGGCGCGCTCGCCAACGAAGCAGGCATCGACAGCAAGTACATCGGCGCGATTCGCATCTTCGATCAGTACAGCACGGTCGATCTGCCCGAAGGCATGCCGAACGAAGTCTTCAACCAGTTGAAGCGCCTGCATGTACTCGGCGTACCGCTCAACATCAGCGAAGCCGGCCCCAACGACGGCGACGAATCCTCGCACCGGCCGCCTTCACGCAAGTTCGGCCCGCGCGGTGGCAACGACGGCTTCGGCGGCAAGCCGCGTCGCCCCAAGCAACGCTATTGA
- the purT gene encoding formate-dependent phosphoribosylglycinamide formyltransferase, protein MNDSSKTSPDVAVTIEDRAAALGAPGSRDAFRMMLLGSGELGKEVAIEAQRLGIEVIAVDRYAGAPAMQVAHRSHVVDMLDGAAIRQLVMQERPRLIVPEIEAIATQTLVELEAEGWIVTPNARAAQLTMNREGIRRLAAETLKLPTSQYRFADTFADFSEAIAQIGLPCVVKPVMSSSGKGQSVVRTPEQIETAWQYAQSGGRAGGGRVIVESMILFDYEITLLTIRHRDGITMCPPIGHVQIDGDYRESWQPQPMSPAALAGAEVIARTVVDALGGYGLFGVELFVRGDEVWFSEVSPRPHDTGLVTLISQDLSEFALHVRAILGLPIPNLRSRGPAASCALLREGETDAPVMTGLADALVEPDTQVRLFGKPNIAGKRRMGVTLALADSVEAARAKARRAAEFIRLQAGAS, encoded by the coding sequence ATGAATGATTCGAGCAAGACATCCCCCGATGTGGCAGTGACGATCGAGGATCGGGCGGCGGCACTGGGGGCACCCGGTAGCCGGGATGCATTCCGCATGATGCTGCTGGGCAGTGGCGAATTGGGCAAGGAAGTCGCCATCGAGGCTCAGCGCCTGGGTATCGAGGTGATTGCCGTCGACCGGTATGCGGGGGCACCCGCCATGCAGGTGGCGCATCGTTCCCATGTCGTGGACATGCTCGATGGCGCGGCGATTCGCCAGCTGGTGATGCAGGAGCGCCCGCGTCTGATCGTGCCGGAGATCGAGGCCATCGCGACCCAGACCCTGGTCGAACTCGAGGCTGAGGGCTGGATCGTGACGCCGAATGCCCGCGCCGCGCAGCTGACGATGAACCGGGAGGGCATTCGGCGCCTCGCCGCGGAAACCCTCAAGCTGCCGACCAGTCAGTACCGCTTCGCCGATACCTTCGCGGATTTCTCCGAGGCGATTGCGCAGATCGGTCTGCCCTGCGTCGTCAAGCCGGTGATGAGTTCGTCCGGCAAGGGGCAGTCGGTGGTCCGCACGCCCGAGCAGATCGAAACCGCCTGGCAATACGCCCAGAGCGGCGGCCGAGCGGGGGGCGGTCGGGTGATCGTCGAGTCGATGATCCTGTTCGACTATGAAATCACCCTGCTCACGATCCGCCATCGGGACGGCATCACGATGTGTCCGCCGATCGGCCATGTGCAGATCGACGGCGACTATCGGGAAAGCTGGCAGCCGCAACCCATGAGCCCGGCAGCCCTGGCGGGGGCCGAGGTCATTGCGCGGACGGTGGTCGATGCCCTGGGCGGCTACGGCCTGTTCGGCGTCGAGCTGTTCGTGCGCGGCGACGAGGTATGGTTCAGCGAGGTCTCTCCGCGCCCGCACGACACGGGGCTCGTGACGCTCATTTCGCAGGATCTGTCGGAATTCGCCCTGCATGTGCGCGCCATTCTGGGGTTGCCCATCCCCAACCTGCGCAGCCGCGGACCGGCGGCTTCCTGCGCGCTCCTGCGCGAGGGCGAAACCGACGCCCCGGTCATGACCGGACTCGCCGACGCGCTCGTCGAGCCGGATACCCAGGTTCGACTGTTCGGCAAGCCCAATATTGCCGGCAAGCGGCGGATGGGCGTGACGCTGGCCCTGGCCGATTCGGTCGAAGCAGCACGTGCCAAGGCGCGGCGCGCCGCCGAGTTCATCCGGCTGCAGGCAGGGGCTTCGTAA
- a CDS encoding DUF3301 domain-containing protein — translation MNDVVILVLVAGVAWFWWHQDRFHRRALALAKQACDRASVQLLDDSVGLRRLRLARGGQFGVQIVRVFGFEFSQTGANRYAGTVAFSGQRLQSVDLDLSRPLLAG, via the coding sequence GTGAATGATGTGGTCATTCTGGTGTTGGTGGCCGGTGTGGCGTGGTTCTGGTGGCATCAGGATCGGTTCCACCGACGTGCGCTGGCCCTGGCGAAGCAGGCGTGCGATCGTGCCAGTGTCCAGCTTTTGGACGACTCCGTCGGCTTGCGCCGTCTCCGCCTTGCCCGAGGTGGGCAATTCGGGGTGCAGATCGTGCGCGTTTTCGGTTTCGAATTCAGCCAGACCGGCGCAAACCGTTATGCCGGTACGGTGGCCTTTTCCGGGCAACGCCTCCAGTCGGTCGATCTGGATCTGTCCCGCCCGTTGTTGGCAGGTTAG
- the cfa gene encoding cyclopropane fatty acyl phospholipid synthase, which produces MHSMTHAEVTTRQHYDIPPAPPTVLWDLANEAGIRFNGDAPWDIQIHDECVYDLIFSEGSLGFGEAYMDGLWDCGRLDELFHRLLRADIDTKIGKWTRLRFLGHALRHRLFNLQSSRRAFQVGERHYDIGNDVFETMLDPTMSYSCGYWRDATNLTQAQFDKLDLICRKLDLQPGERLLEIGCGWGGLARFAAQHYGVDVVGITVSKEQQKLAEDRCAGLPVTIELKDYRDLTGTYDKVVSVGMFEHVGPKNYPAYFEVVNRVLKDDGLFLLHTIGVTSTSNQTDPWIDKYIFPNGKIPSAQEITAAVEHRFAIADWHNFGPDYDRTLMAWWGNFDRAWPQLSNKYGNRFYRMWKYYLLSCAGFFRSGQGQLWQVVLAKNGRSSIYESAR; this is translated from the coding sequence ATGCATTCCATGACGCACGCGGAAGTCACGACCCGGCAGCATTACGACATACCCCCCGCACCGCCGACCGTACTCTGGGATCTGGCCAACGAGGCCGGTATCCGGTTCAACGGTGACGCGCCCTGGGATATCCAGATACACGACGAATGCGTCTATGACCTGATTTTCAGCGAGGGTTCCCTCGGTTTCGGTGAAGCCTACATGGACGGCCTGTGGGATTGCGGCAGGCTGGACGAACTCTTTCACCGCCTGTTACGTGCAGATATCGATACCAAAATCGGCAAATGGACACGCTTGCGCTTTCTTGGGCATGCCCTGCGCCACAGACTGTTCAACCTGCAATCCAGCCGACGCGCCTTTCAGGTCGGCGAACGCCATTACGACATCGGGAACGACGTGTTCGAAACCATGCTCGACCCCACCATGAGCTATTCCTGCGGTTACTGGCGCGATGCGACCAACCTCACGCAGGCACAGTTCGACAAGCTCGACCTGATCTGTCGCAAGCTCGACCTTCAACCGGGTGAGCGCCTGCTCGAAATCGGCTGCGGTTGGGGCGGTCTCGCCCGATTCGCCGCGCAGCACTATGGCGTGGATGTCGTGGGCATCACCGTATCGAAAGAGCAGCAGAAACTCGCCGAGGATCGCTGCGCCGGCCTGCCCGTCACCATCGAACTCAAGGATTACCGGGATCTCACGGGGACGTACGACAAGGTGGTTTCCGTCGGCATGTTCGAACACGTCGGCCCGAAAAACTATCCCGCATATTTCGAGGTAGTGAACCGGGTGCTCAAGGACGACGGCCTGTTCCTGCTCCACACCATCGGTGTCACCAGCACCTCGAACCAAACGGACCCATGGATCGACAAGTACATTTTCCCCAACGGAAAAATCCCCTCCGCACAGGAGATCACGGCCGCGGTAGAACACCGCTTCGCCATCGCCGACTGGCACAACTTCGGTCCGGACTACGATCGGACGCTCATGGCCTGGTGGGGAAACTTCGACCGCGCCTGGCCCCAGCTGTCGAACAAGTACGGCAATCGCTTTTACCGCATGTGGAAATACTACCTGCTGTCCTGCGCCGGATTTTTCCGCTCCGGACAAGGGCAGCTCTGGCAGGTTGTCCTAGCCAAAAACGGACGTTCATCGATCTACGAATCGGCCCGTTGA